Genomic window (Actinomycetes bacterium):
CAGTTCATCCAGCATTCCGTGCAGGTGGGCTGCTGCCACTTCGATGTCGGAGTACTTGTACTGACCGGCTCGTGATTCGGCAGCGAGCACTCCGCACCGGTGCACGGCCTCGAAGTCGCGACGCTCGGCTGCGTAGATGCGATCGTGCTCCGGCTTGAGCTGCGAGAGCTGGCGGAGTGCCTGCCGCGGCAGGCGCATGGGGCGCATGAAGTCGCTTCGCAGCTCTTGCAGGCTGTAGCGGATCCACGGGATGGCGTATGCGGCAAACGGCACGCCGCGGTCGGGGTCGAAGCGCTCGAGCGCCCGCAGCAGTCCGACGTATCCTTCCTGGACGACGTCGGCGAAGTCGAGGCCCTCGACGCGGAACGAGCGCGCCAAGGAAACGACCAACGGCATGAACCGCTCGATCATCTCCTCCCGCGCTCGCGGGTCGCCTGACTTCGCCGCCCGAACGAGCGCGTCATCGGGTTCAGGAGCGCCTGCATGGCGAGCGACGGTCTCCGCGACGAACTCGCCGGTGCGCGCGCCCGCGGGTCTCTCGGCCAGCCGGGGGCGCAGCTCCTCCGACCGCTGCCGGCTGCGGGTCACGGCCTGGTTCAGCTCGGTGATCTCGTCGTCTGAAAGCCGCACACCGTCCGTGTCGAGCCTGAGCGTCTCAGGAGAACGGGCCGGTCGATTGCCCACCCCGGGGCTCGCCG
Coding sequences:
- a CDS encoding sigma-70 family RNA polymerase sigma factor — encoded protein: MGNRPARSPETLRLDTDGVRLSDDEITELNQAVTRSRQRSEELRPRLAERPAGARTGEFVAETVARHAGAPEPDDALVRAAKSGDPRAREEMIERFMPLVVSLARSFRVEGLDFADVVQEGYVGLLRALERFDPDRGVPFAAYAIPWIRYSLQELRSDFMRPMRLPRQALRQLSQLKPEHDRIYAAERRDFEAVHRCGVLAAESRAGQYKYSDIEVAAAHLHGMLDELR